The Vibrio ishigakensis genome has a window encoding:
- a CDS encoding dienelactone hydrolase family protein — protein MHQVLTKGLLVLSAVSLAPLAIAGEDVVYEVDGQPYQGYWSKASDGAPLVVLVHDWDGLTDYEVKRAKMLNDMGYNVFAADLFGQGVRPTEVKDKKQHTGELYKDRAKLQKLMAASQTKAEELNSGTGNTVMMGYCFGGAAVLESARAGADAKAFVSFHGGLGTPDGQSYKMTKAPVVVFHGTADTAITMQDFATLAVELEEAGVSHEMISYSGAPHAFTVFGSPRYREDADMKSWRRFGEVLEEVTQ, from the coding sequence ATGCATCAGGTACTAACCAAAGGTCTTTTAGTGTTATCAGCCGTGTCTTTAGCCCCACTTGCAATCGCAGGGGAAGATGTGGTGTATGAAGTGGATGGTCAGCCTTACCAGGGGTATTGGTCAAAGGCATCTGACGGAGCGCCGCTGGTGGTTCTGGTACATGACTGGGATGGCCTTACCGATTACGAAGTGAAGCGCGCCAAAATGCTTAATGATATGGGCTACAACGTATTTGCGGCAGATCTGTTCGGACAGGGCGTACGTCCAACCGAAGTGAAAGATAAGAAGCAGCATACGGGCGAGCTCTACAAGGACAGGGCCAAACTGCAAAAGCTAATGGCAGCCAGCCAGACTAAGGCTGAAGAGCTCAATAGCGGAACAGGTAATACCGTGATGATGGGGTACTGCTTTGGTGGAGCGGCAGTTCTTGAGTCGGCGCGAGCTGGAGCCGATGCAAAAGCCTTTGTCAGTTTCCACGGTGGTTTAGGTACGCCAGATGGTCAAAGCTATAAAATGACCAAGGCACCGGTGGTTGTTTTTCATGGCACAGCGGACACCGCTATTACCATGCAAGATTTTGCTACCCTAGCGGTCGAGCTTGAAGAAGCTGGGGTTTCCCATGAAATGATCTCTTATAGCGGCGCGCCACACGCCTTTACGGTATTTGGCTCTCCAAGGTATAGAGAAGATGCGGATATGAAGTCATGGAGACGCTTCGGAGAGGTTCTAGAAGAAGTTACCCAGTAA
- a CDS encoding helix-turn-helix domain-containing protein, producing the protein MTDKAFNESINEVGLEHFNNSIPLIRGDFVQSMITALSRRGLDPKPIFKSSKLDPNLVKESKMVAIHPARQFFKAAYDAMPTETFSYGIQYAIRHLLVPEFTKNLPSQFTVREVLTRFNILIRDSAPVASQYLVEDDNEAWFCRAEGPLKMEEWEEVFTAIYAVELIRNLIRMPSWSPKHVYLRQGPDSSFIKFVPQHIQVLYGQDEHKVEVDKAILDKTISISESANKRDQIEWHSTFSDTVYTALLPYVHEHELTIELAAELFDMSTRSFQRKLQLEKASFRSIKNSLMFDTASQLMTKGISLTQISAQLGYADISHFSRAFKRFSGLTPKLYQKAIIEAI; encoded by the coding sequence GTGACAGACAAAGCATTTAATGAGTCAATAAATGAAGTAGGTTTGGAACATTTTAATAACAGTATTCCCCTCATTCGTGGCGACTTTGTGCAAAGTATGATCACAGCCTTAAGCCGCAGAGGCCTAGACCCTAAACCCATCTTTAAGTCATCAAAGCTAGACCCTAATTTGGTCAAAGAGAGCAAGATGGTTGCCATCCACCCAGCTAGGCAATTCTTTAAAGCGGCTTACGATGCCATGCCTACCGAAACCTTCAGCTACGGAATTCAATACGCTATCCGTCACTTACTTGTTCCTGAGTTTACTAAGAACCTTCCTAGCCAATTTACCGTTCGTGAGGTGCTAACCCGCTTTAATATCTTGATCAGAGACTCTGCACCTGTAGCGTCACAATATCTGGTTGAGGATGATAACGAAGCCTGGTTTTGTCGTGCAGAAGGCCCGCTAAAGATGGAAGAATGGGAGGAAGTGTTTACAGCTATCTACGCTGTTGAGCTCATACGCAACCTCATTAGGATGCCTAGTTGGTCCCCGAAGCACGTATACCTCAGACAAGGGCCAGATTCATCTTTCATTAAATTCGTCCCACAGCACATCCAAGTGCTTTATGGTCAGGATGAACACAAGGTTGAAGTAGATAAGGCAATACTCGATAAAACCATATCGATTTCCGAATCAGCAAATAAACGCGATCAAATCGAATGGCACAGCACCTTTTCAGATACCGTTTACACCGCCCTTCTTCCCTATGTGCATGAGCATGAACTTACTATAGAACTGGCCGCTGAGCTGTTTGATATGAGTACTCGCAGTTTTCAGCGCAAACTTCAGTTAGAGAAAGCCTCATTTCGCAGCATCAAAAATAGCTTGATGTTTGATACCGCCAGTCAGTTGATGACCAAGGGAATTTCTCTTACTCAGATCTCGGCTCAGCTGGGTTACGCCGATATTTCTCACTTCTCTCGAGCCTTTAAACGCTTCTCTGGTCTAACACCAAAGTTGTATCAAAAGGCGATAATTGAAGCGATCTGA